CAAAAAGCGCCTGGGCAAGCTTCCAGAAACGACTATCTTCAAGTAAATTACGTTTACTTAAGTAAGAGATAAGCTCCTGCCTCTTTTCGCTTTTCCACAAAAACATGGTACGATGTAGTGCATCAATTAAAGGGCAATCATTATTTTTTCCGAGGTCTTTTTTTATCCTGTCAGCAAGCAGAGCCAAACGACATTTAGAGCCATTAATTACAAATATTCCATACTTTCTAGCAGTTTCAATAGAGTCTTGAGACTCAGAGCCAATCTGGACGATTAAGGTGGAGCGTATTTTGCCAGAAAATGGTTTACAACTTCTGGTCTGCAACGCATGAGTTTCATTTCATAAGCAGTTAAGCCCTGATTGGAAATATGACCAGCAGGATGTTCTTTGCCCTCATCAGGCCCAAAAATAATAGTTTCTTTTTTTAATTCTCCCAATTCAATCTTGCGCGAGGCCACACAACGGGCAATTTCAGCCCGTGCTTTATTTATCATGCTCTCATTATTGGGGTTTTCCCATTTGACCAATTCTTCAATCAGGTTGAAAAGCTCCTTTCGTTTTAAGGCTGCTCGTTCTTCATCCACAGTGCCATCAGGCCGTCTAAAAGCCGGATCACTGGAAGGGTCTTCTACCAATTGGGCAAAAAGAACTGCCCGACAGGCAGCCAGAGGACGCCTCGCCCACCATGAATGCAAAGTAGATGGATGACCATGCCTGATTG
The genomic region above belongs to Desulfovulcanus ferrireducens and contains:
- a CDS encoding DUF1156 domain-containing protein encodes the protein MFYAITHNRNFYDTNTQKKTDRSCSASKKINQEASREKSIRHGHPSTLHSWWARRPLAACRAVLFAQLVEDPSSDPAFRRPDGTVDEERAALKRKELFNLIEELVKWENPNNESMINKARAEIARCVASRKIELGELKKETIIFGPDEGKEHPAGHISNQGLTAYEMKLMRCRPEVVNHFLAKYAPP